A segment of the Sander lucioperca isolate FBNREF2018 chromosome 7, SLUC_FBN_1.2, whole genome shotgun sequence genome:
caaaaaaaaaagacaaacgttggaaaaagcgacTAAAAAACGTTtgtaaaaaagtgaccaaaaacatcgaaaaaaaacaacaaaaagacgaAAAAAGTTACATAAACATCAGTTGATAAAGCGACaacaacgttgaaaaaagcaacaaaaagccGAAAAGggtgacaaaaagaaaaatgttaataaatgcgacaaaaacgttgaaaatagCATCAAAAAGAGCTGAAATCTTGCCTATAGGCACCAACTTGGTTAGGGCCGCCTCTGGACACACggcatattattttttataccaAAACGTATTAGTGTAGATGAAGCCTCATCCTAAACACCGCAGGAACCCCACAGCGCTGTGTGCTGAGCCGTctgctcttcactcttcacccACACCTCCATAATTACCACCTGTAGGTAGGTAGCTGGGCTGGTTTCAGACAATGAAGGGACGGCCTGCAGGCTTACTCAAGTGGAACATCTGGCTGAGTGGTGTGAGGACAACAACCTGGTACTCAACACCTCTAGACAAAGGAGACGGTTATTGACTTCAGGAGAACAAAGTAGAAAGCCCTCCTCCTGAATTTCAACCGCCACATCAAGACAATAACAAAGTCAGCCTACAATCACCTtaatccttgtgttgtcttcctgtcggcCGTGCAacttcaaaatttaaaattaaactttTTCCCCAACGTTTTGTTGGTTGGATGCAAAAACAACTCCTTTTGAATGCGCTGCAAGCTCTCCGCACCCAAGTACCACCAGCTAATTATTTCCAAAACTAACAAAACTCTAATTTGAAAAAGCATATTGATATTATTTTTCccccttacattacttttacttgtatactttaagtagttttgaaacctgtacttttacacttttagtcaaaagcttgagttgatacttcaacttctacagaaGTCTTTTTTTATGCTGCTAAAACTCTATATATCCTACCTCAACCAATGCTGTTACAAGTCTACTTACGCCCTGTCTTTTGGTGTCTGTCCTGTGACTGTcttaaatgctctactttaagtagCCTAGTAACTGCACTTTATGTGAagtctataatgtgtgtgcactaaatgtctGTCTCGAATGTCGTTTTTTACATTAATGtcgttttcatatattttaaatgtgtaacaccacttgaccCATGGTGAAACATTGTCTCGATTCACTATATGTGTATATGgtagaaatgacaataaaactcacttgacttgactttaaaccctagtatctatacttctacctgagtaATGAAAGTGAATTACACCTCTGCTTGTAACAGAGCACTGAAGTTAGGTTCACAGTGAGGAGGAGGTGGAATATGTAGAATGATAGAATTTAGCAGTAGAGAAAATGTGCAGGAGTGCATTTCAGGTCAGTGTGAAAAATGTGCATATGTTGTTCAGTCTGATTGAGGGAAGAAGCTCTTCCCCATTCTGGAGGTGCGGGCAGTTATACTGCGGTACCTACTACCTGTTTGATGGCATTAAGGGGAAGAGTGCATGGGACAGGGGTGTTGTGTCCTTAATACTTATGGTTTAGCGCAAACAGTGGGTGTTGTGGATGTCAGCCAGGGAGGGAAGAAAGGCCCTTCTTTAATGAAGGTTATACAGTAAGTAAAGCCGTTTGACATGCCTCGTTGTTTAGATGTGCAATACAAGCAAATTAAGCTGCCTTGCCTTCAGAACAGATGTCACAAAACGCTCCATAACAAAAAGAAAGTTAAAACAAGACTAAGAAAATGTATCGAACTTCTTCCTTTTGTAGTTTGATTAAGTTATTTTAAATGCATTATTAAAAATCAGGAAGTATCTCTTTAGGTTAAGTGggtggctcttaaaagagccgtTGTGTTTGTTGCAGGTTGAACCGGTTTAGCCTCCGAAGCCGTACAGGGTGCGGCCCTGTCTCTTCAGAGCGTACACCACATCCATGGCGGTCACCGTCTTCCTCTTGGCGTGCTCGGTGTACGTGACGGCGTCACGGATCACGTTCTCCAGGAATACCTTCAGCACACCGCGGGTCTCCTCGTAGATCAGACCAGAAATACGCTTCACGCCGCCGCGGCGAGCCAGACGACGGATTGCGGGCTTGGTGATCCCCTGGATGTTATCACGGAGCACTTTACGGTGACGCTTAGCGCCTCCTTTGCCGAGTCCTTTGCCTCCCTTGCCTCTTCCGCTCATGACTGCTTCTCTGGATAGTTTGAACTGAATGAGGTAAATGCTACTAAACCGGCAGAATTTACAGCTACTCTGCGGACGTAATAGAAGACTGTCAGCGCCAACGTTGTGGGCGGTGCCAAGACATCGGCGTTGTTACGCAGTTCTGGACAAGATCCACCCTAAAATAGCATTTGCGCGCTacgattggccaggcgtccCTGGTCGCGGGAGGCAACGGAACCCGATtggttcaggtcctatcccctgaccaatcagctatcctCACCTTAACTATTTGGGGgtcttgtgtatatatatatatatatatatatatatatatatatatatatatatatatatatatatatatatatatatatatatatatatatatatatatatgtatgtatgtatgtatatgtatgtatatatatatatatgtgtgtgtatgtatatgtatatatatatatatatgtgtgtgtatgtatatatatatatatatgtgtgtgtatatatatatatatatatatatatatatatatatatatatatatatatatatatatatatatacatacacacacatatatatatatatatacatacacacacatatatatatatatatacatatacatacacacacatatatatatatatacatacatatacatacatacatatatatatatatatatatatatatatatatacatacatatacatacatatacatatatatatatatatatatatatatatatatatatatatatatatatattgtatactctataccaggggtcaccaacacggtgcccgcaggcaccaggtagcccccacaTGAGTAGctctcaggcctgttctaaaaatgaaaaaattgactattgatattatctgtttcccaccttgttaagtcactgttgataattattgataatgagaaatcattaacataatcagtgtcttcacatagatgagtatcattaatcattaataatcatatataactaaaggcaaacttgagcaaatttgttatttcagaagagcgtatcaaactggtagcccttcgtatgactcagtacccatgaagtagctctcagttttaaaaaggttggtgacccctgtcaCTCGCAAATAGATAGTCAAATACACCTCcatgtgtattttggatgtttttttgcaCCAGTCTGAAAGAATACATTCAATGGAAGCAAAATAGCACAAAACCTCAAACTTGAaagattttgtttttgcctgtagtgTCTCCCCTTAATGGTCTTAAACTGGTCTTTCATGTTTTCaggtaaagcactttgaattgccttgttgctgaaatgtgctgtatgAATGAAGCTGCCTTGACATGAGTTATATAGACATCATGATACGTTAGTATGACGTGTGCACAACGTAACAGACATCATATCGTTATGACGGATGGACTTTACGAATTATAAATCTTTGTAATACTTATCTCTGTTGGTTTTGTCTGCAATACTACTTGTACGTTGTGGTAAGTTTTGTCCATCAGGGGTAATTGCTGCTGCATGAAACATATAAAACATATAAACGTACTGTATATGTGAAAGGATGATGTAGTTCTTCTCTTTCAATAggttcatattttatttttggctGCAAAAATGGAGCATAGAAGTTGTCTTTTTccacattaaacattttaaaatctgcaaacttgCAGGTGACAGAGATGTATTCTAGGCATACCTTAAAAACAGCTATTATAAATAATCAGAAACTCAGTGTGCAGTTTAATAGGAACAACTCGCTCAAACTAAGTCAGTCTAATCTAACAGTCCTTCGTCATTATAATCACTTCAGTTCAGTCTGTgctgctgaaaacagggctgtttttctgacaccatgaaaagtttaaaaactttttagagatacgtggttctcacaggacagcaacGCTACAAACacatgatgatcttatagaatatgatgcattactggagattaaactacccaacagtatataaaggagttaaaatgagaacaaccttaaacatctacagcagtaaaatgcaacatacacattactgcagcaggaatattaatccagaaacatcagatagaAGAGGAAAACTCTGACAGGGAACATTATACTgcacaatgagtacttttacttttcatactTTTAAGTAAATTTTGTCCGCTGCCTCACATCAGAGGAAAAGTGATCACTTTAAAAAGAGGGAATGACCTCACAGCCTTTTCTTCCTGACTCCAAAACTGGACCACTGGCCAACTGTTGATCCTCAATTCAGCCTGAAAACCTGTTAGTTAAAGTCATATTTCACCAAAACTCTGTTGACGATCTAACTCAGGTCGGTGGTTTGGATTGTTTGGATTAGATTACGTGAATGTTTTagaaattcctttttttttttttttaacttgtaaaGTTATGACCTTTTCTTTGCGCTTTTTTCTTGTAAAATGATTGCTCATTAGAttactttaaaaatatattatttagttttgaaaattccaatgttattttattctgaaaatatttcaactttttcttCATAAATtccaactttattttttgtaattttataaCGGTTTTCTTGATGTATGACTTTAAATGTTACCCCTTTATCCAGACAATAGCACACATTATTTTCTTGAAAAATTATAAAAACTTTGTATCTTctgcattgaaaatgaaaaaaaatggtgttaaaattatgaataaaacaactttattttaaaaaataccGAAAATTTTCTTTACTCTCATAGTATTACAACTTTAAATATTGTATTCTGTGACTTTATTTTTATACTATTACAACTTTTTCTAATGGAACTACGATCTGGAAATACTTTCTTGTAAAATGATGATGAAACAAATTTAGAAAGTTGGAAAAACTCTTTTGTGAGTTAAATAAGGACTTTCATCCTTATATTATTTAATTGGGTTAATATCTCATGGATGTTTTTGTATTGAACTTCTGTCAGATCCTTTGTTAAAAGCCTAAAGTTGTGCCTAAAAACCAAAATGACAGAAGACTGATGTACTTTGTTTATGTTCTGATGTCTTCATCCCTGATTGTCAGAAATAAATCACGTCCATCACCGCTATGGTTTCTTCTACTCTTATTCGAAGCCTTCGATAGTGcaagactttttatgacttttgtatgatgTAATAAATAAGACGGAGCCTGAAAGGGGCAGGATCTATGATGCCATACATTCATCAGGAAGGAGGCGGAGCTTCAGCACGCTGATATCAAAGACAAAAGAGGAATCGAACCGTAACATTTTCTCCTCCCGTCTGATGTGAAGCTGCGTCACAAACTACCTGCTCTGGAAGTtgtagcttttttttgttttttcaaaacttttaataactttcggtTTGACATCTTTTGAAAACGACAACAACCTAAAACATCTTTGCAAAAATGCTAGAATAAAATCCAATGACATTTACTCAAAACTTTtctggctacacacacacatctctgtaGGAACACCCCGACCGACTCTAAACATTTCAGTCTTAAACCTCGACACAAAACTAACCCGACCGCCTCACCGTCAGCTCACATCAGCTGAGACTACGTCTGAACACCAACATCAATATATTTACAGATCAGAAACTGATAACTGATCGATCACCTCACAAACACTCTTCTCCTAAACAACAAATGCAGAGTTCATGTCTATTAACGTAAAGAAGGAAACGTCAGTCTGTGTGAACGTGCCGCTGCCGCTCGGcacacaagcacaaacacatCTGGACACATTTCTGCTTCCTggattctaaaaaaaaaaaaaaaaaacacagcaggtGATCTGACGAGAACCAATCAGAAgagtccatttaaaaaaaaagttttttttaaattatctcAGAATATCTCAGTTGACTCTCGCCATAAAAACCCAGTACGAACAGACCGTGGTAACAGGAAGTGGTCAGGTCTGGGCGGGGGGCTTCAGAGTGACGTCTCCAGGCTGTGCATCGGGCTCCCTGGACACGGCGACAGCCCCGCTGAGTTGGGCGCGATCATGCCGGGCAGCGGGGCGATGTGCTCCGCGGCGTTGTTGTTCTGGTTGGGCGAGGGAGGCGGCAGGGTGGACAGTCCGGTCAGTGGCGGCGGGAGGACCATGGAGTTCCGTTTGACGGGAGGGTCGTCCTCGCACTCGGCCTCGTCGATCAGGGGGATGTGGTTCACCGAGTCCTCCATGCGGAACTCAGGGTGGCTCATGAAGCTGTGGATGGAGCTGCGAGACTCGGGCGTCTCCAGACCTTCGTAGGGAGACACGCTGTCTCTGAAGGCGTTCACCACACGGATCTGAAAGacgagggaaaaaaaacagtcagcTCAGAGTTTAATGTGTGGAAGGATTGTTCTATGTGTCTTATTCTCAACGGTGTCCATTCTGGATCATAATAACAGCTTGCTCTGATACAAACTTATATCAGAGCAAAATGCCCCTCAAAGCCTTCCAAATAAACTTCAGTTTGACTGAAATCATTTCACACATTTGTCTCTTGAGTCCAAACTTAAGTCAACAGAAATTAGCCTCCCTGATCAGAGGGAAACACATATTACAACTAGAAGAGCACTctgagagcgcagacctccgccaaaTACATcttatctcacaatgttaatgcagtgtgaatttttcCCAGTCGGGAACTCATTTCCGCCTGTGACAGGGATCCACTCCCAAATGTAATGGGTTGTTCCTTGGTCCATGCTAAACGCTTCATGAAAGTAAGAGTAAGAAGTtgggttgggtactgaaacaCAGTGCCAATAGGGA
Coding sequences within it:
- the LOC116036299 gene encoding histone H4 is translated as MSGRGKGGKGLGKGGAKRHRKVLRDNIQGITKPAIRRLARRGGVKRISGLIYEETRGVLKVFLENVIRDAVTYTEHAKRKTVTAMDVVYALKRQGRTLYGFGG